A genomic stretch from Poecile atricapillus isolate bPoeAtr1 chromosome 10, bPoeAtr1.hap1, whole genome shotgun sequence includes:
- the LOC131582576 gene encoding fatty acyl-CoA hydrolase precursor, medium chain-like, with amino-acid sequence MAAARDTALLACILFLGGTALVATEHPEAETKHGRVRGYQFRVDAAERTVNVFLGLPFAKPPVGSLRFAEPQPPEPWEGVRDATSYPPMCLQEKVVGQYVSDMVTNRKEKVPLQVSEDCLYLNVYTPVSTGKQEKLPVLVWIHGGALVVGAASSYDGSALAAFDNVVVVAIQYRLGIAGYFSTGDEHARGNWGYLDQVAALRWIQENIVHFGGDPGSVTIFGESAGGISVSALVLSPLAKGLFHKAISESGTAGLGLFTDHPNEDAQKIAAISGCEKSSSAAMVECLRGKTGEELVQITLKMDMTTLQLCSDTSPENCKQDYISIGGCVDGVFFPKSPRELLSEKSINAVPYIIGINNCEFGWVLPMTMKYPPFVDGLSKDVARQILQSQLPVFIKGVTSEVVDRVYKEYMGNAESPAQIRDGLLDAMGDVFFVISSVEVARHHRDAGNPVYFYEFQHRPSSVAGVVPDFVKADHGAEIAFVLGKPFLAGGATEEENKLSRTFMRYWTNFAKNGNPNGEGLVHWPQYGLEEKYLGIDLEQKAAEKLKEHRVQFWAQLMKQSQTGKRKHTDL; translated from the exons ATGGCAGCTGCGAGGGACACGGCGCTGCTGGCCTGCATCCTCTTCCTCGGGGGCACGGCGCTGGTGGCCACAG AACACCCAGAAGCAGAGACCAAACATGGGAGAGTGCGAGGGTACCAGTTCCGAGTGGACGCAGCTGAGAGGACTGTAAATGTCTTTTTGGGGCTTCCCTTTGCTAAGCCTCCGGTTGGATCACTGAGGTTTGCTGAACCCCAGCCACCTGAGCCATGGGAAGGTGTCAGAGATGCCACTTCCTACCCACCAAT gTGTCTACAGGAAAAAGTAGTAGGACAGTATGTTTCAGACATGGTTAccaacagaaaagagaaagttcCTCTCCAAGTGTCTGAGGATTGCTTGTACCTAAATGTGTACACACCCGTTTCcacaggaaaacaggagaaGCTGCCT gttTTAGTTTGGATCCATGGAGGCGCATTAGTTGTTGGAGCAGCTTCATCATATGATGGCTCAGCATTAGCAGCCTTTGACAACGTGGTGGTTGTAGCAATTCAGTACAGGCTAGGTATTGCTGGATATTTCAG cactgGTGATGAGCATGCCCGAGGTAACTGGGGCTATTTAGACCAAGTAGCGGCTCTTCGGTGGATTCAGGAAAATATCGTACATTTTGGGGGAGATCCAGGATCTGTCACTATCTTTGGAGAATCTGCAGGAGGAATCAGTGTTTCTGCTCTT GTCTTGTCTCCCCTGGCCAAGGGCTTGTTCCACAAGGCCATTTCAGAGAGTGGTACTGCAGGCCTGGGCTTGTTCACTGACCACCCTAATGAGGATGCACAA AAAATTGCTGCTATCTCTGGCTGTGAAAAATCCAGTTCAGCTGCAATGGTTGAATGCTTGAGAGGGAAAACAGGAGAAGAACTAGTACAGATAACACTGAAAATG GACATGACaacactgcagctctgcagcgaCACCTCACCTGAAAATTGCAAACAG gACTACATTTCTATTGGTGGATGTGTAGATGGtgtattttttccaaagagTCCCAGAGAATTACTATCTGAAAAATCAATCAATGCAGTCCCATACATAATTGGAATAAATAACTGTGAATTTGGATGGGTACTTCCAATG ACGATGAAATACCCTCCTTTCGTGGATGGTCTGAGTAAAGATGTTGCACGTCAAATTTTACAGAGCCAATTACCAGTATTCATTAAG GGTGTTACATCTGAAGTTGTTGACAGAGTGTACAAGGAGTACATGGGGAATGCAGAAAGCCCTGCTCAGATCCGAGATGGCCTCCTGGATGCAATGGGAGATGTCTTTTTTGTCATCTCATCTGTGGAAGTGGCCAGACACCACAGGG ATGCTGGCAACCCAGTCTACTTTTATGAATTCCAACATCGACCAAGTTCAGTGGCAGGTGTGGTACCCGACTTTGTCAAAGCAGATCATGGAGCTGAGATTGCCTTTGTCCTTGGAAAGCCATTCTTAGCTG GAGGTGctacagaagaagaaaataaactgagCAGAACTTTTATGAGATACTGGACCAACTTTGCTAAAAATGG AAATCCCAACGGAGAGGGCTTGGTCCACTGGCCCCAGTATGGCCTGGAGGAAAAGTACCTGGGAATAGACCTGGagcaaaaggcagcagagaaacTGAAAGAACACAGAGTGCAGTTTTGGGCACAACTCATGAAACAAAGCCAgactggaaagagaaaacataCAGATTTATAA